One Lacunisphaera limnophila DNA window includes the following coding sequences:
- the ric gene encoding iron-sulfur cluster repair di-iron protein — translation MPTTTLPAITPESRIGDLVAACPSLARVFEELRLDYCCGGKQSLAAASDSRGLSVLTVIGLLEAATAALAAGPAEVNAATLSLSQLADHIEQSHHRYLKAELPRLVEMSARVATKHGWRDARLAELAATVQDLASDMLAHMQKEEVVLFPLVRQIDAGVRGGFHASIAEPIACMEAEHADAGRALERLRELTDGFAPDADACNTHRAMLAGLAQLEADLHHHVHKENNVLFPRALARIAG, via the coding sequence ATGCCCACCACGACCCTGCCTGCCATCACCCCGGAATCACGCATCGGCGACCTCGTTGCCGCGTGCCCCTCGCTCGCCCGCGTCTTTGAAGAACTGCGCCTCGACTATTGCTGCGGCGGCAAGCAGAGCCTCGCCGCCGCCAGCGACTCGCGCGGGCTTTCCGTGCTGACCGTCATCGGCCTGCTGGAGGCGGCGACCGCCGCGCTTGCCGCCGGCCCGGCCGAGGTCAACGCCGCCACCCTTTCCCTCAGCCAGCTCGCCGACCACATCGAGCAGTCCCACCACCGCTACCTCAAGGCCGAGCTGCCGCGCCTGGTGGAGATGTCCGCCCGCGTGGCCACCAAGCACGGCTGGCGCGACGCGCGCCTCGCGGAGCTGGCCGCCACGGTGCAGGACCTCGCGAGCGACATGCTCGCCCATATGCAGAAGGAGGAGGTCGTGCTGTTCCCCCTCGTGCGGCAGATTGACGCCGGGGTGCGCGGCGGGTTCCACGCGAGCATTGCCGAGCCCATCGCTTGCATGGAGGCCGAGCATGCCGACGCCGGCCGCGCGCTCGAGCGGCTGCGCGAGCTCACCGACGGCTTTGCGCCCGACGCCGACGCCTGCAACACGCACCGCGCGATGCTCGCCGGGCTGGCCCAACTCGAGGCCGACCTGCACCACCATGTGCACAAGGAGAACAACGTCCTGTTCCCGCGGGCGCTGGCCCGCATCGCCGGCTGA
- a CDS encoding universal stress protein encodes MKTILVPLDLSPAAVQVCNAACELARRVDGRLILMHVVPPPPVMLSDVYAFDAGQLTELTEVAGKTAARSLRALDRHCGKRGVRATTVQRSGAPVAAILAKAVSARAAYIVMGSHGHGAIYDLLVGSTTHGVLMQAPCPVLVVPPVSRRQARRG; translated from the coding sequence ATGAAGACGATCCTGGTACCCCTCGATCTTTCCCCGGCGGCGGTGCAGGTGTGCAACGCGGCCTGTGAGCTGGCGCGGCGGGTGGATGGGCGGTTGATCCTGATGCATGTCGTACCCCCGCCGCCGGTCATGCTGAGCGATGTGTACGCCTTTGACGCCGGCCAGTTGACCGAACTCACCGAGGTGGCGGGCAAAACCGCCGCGCGCAGCCTGCGGGCGCTGGACCGGCATTGCGGCAAGCGCGGGGTCCGCGCCACGACCGTGCAGCGGAGCGGGGCACCCGTGGCGGCGATCCTGGCCAAGGCGGTCTCGGCCCGGGCGGCCTACATTGTGATGGGCTCACACGGCCACGGGGCGATTTATGACCTGCTCGTCGGCAGTACCACCCATGGGGTCCTCATGCAGGCACCCTGTCCAGTCCTCGTGGTCCCCCCCGTGAGCCGGCGCCAAGCCCGCCGGGGCTAG